The proteins below come from a single Pandoraea apista genomic window:
- a CDS encoding HPP family protein, whose product MTRRDVRDWLAGFLPAVVAVQWKERLRAGFGALCGIALTGGLTLWMLGPATAIPWLVAPMGASAVLLFGVPASPLAQPWSILGGNLVSALVGVTCAMFIPSPVLAAATAVGVSIALMFTLRCVHPPSGAVALTAVLGGPAVHSLGYGFVLEPIALQSVLLLGSAIGYHALTGHRYPHAVRSQAPARSANAAAIPVTTADAEKALARRSEMLDISAEDLASLLRDTQREAYARRARELTCADVMSAPLAKVQASDEAPAAWRLLQRHGLDALPVVDSDARVIGLVTRHDLHTRRARRQHWPRFGVALGTGQRPAVRDLMQGNLKTATASMPLSELVPLLMTQRHGTLPVLDEAARLVGVVTHAEVLRKVMAA is encoded by the coding sequence ATGACGCGACGTGACGTGAGGGATTGGCTGGCCGGTTTTCTGCCGGCCGTGGTCGCTGTGCAATGGAAAGAGCGACTTCGCGCCGGGTTTGGCGCACTGTGCGGAATCGCGCTGACCGGGGGCCTGACGCTGTGGATGCTGGGTCCGGCCACTGCCATCCCCTGGCTGGTCGCGCCGATGGGCGCCTCGGCCGTGCTTCTGTTCGGAGTGCCCGCCAGTCCCCTCGCCCAACCGTGGTCGATCCTTGGCGGCAATCTGGTGTCGGCCCTCGTTGGCGTGACTTGTGCAATGTTTATCCCGTCGCCGGTTCTCGCCGCCGCCACTGCGGTTGGTGTCTCCATCGCGCTGATGTTCACGTTGCGCTGCGTGCATCCGCCCTCGGGTGCCGTTGCGCTGACAGCCGTGCTTGGCGGCCCCGCCGTGCATTCGCTCGGCTACGGCTTCGTGCTCGAGCCGATCGCCCTGCAATCGGTGCTGCTGCTTGGATCGGCGATCGGCTACCACGCCCTCACCGGTCATCGATATCCGCATGCGGTCCGGTCGCAGGCCCCTGCCCGCTCCGCCAACGCTGCGGCCATTCCAGTAACAACGGCCGATGCCGAGAAGGCACTCGCTCGCCGCAGCGAGATGCTCGACATTTCCGCGGAAGACCTGGCCAGCCTGCTACGCGACACGCAACGCGAAGCCTATGCGCGACGTGCCCGCGAGTTGACCTGTGCGGATGTCATGTCGGCTCCGCTCGCGAAAGTGCAGGCAAGCGACGAAGCACCGGCAGCATGGCGTTTGTTGCAGCGTCACGGACTCGACGCGCTGCCAGTCGTCGACAGCGACGCACGTGTGATCGGGCTGGTCACGCGCCATGACCTTCATACGCGCCGGGCACGACGTCAGCACTGGCCGCGCTTCGGTGTCGCGCTTGGCACCGGGCAGCGCCCGGCTGTGCGCGATCTCATGCAAGGGAATCTGAAGACTGCCACAGCCAGTATGCCGCTCTCGGAACTGGTGCCGCTGCTCATGACGCAACGTCACGGCACGCTCCCCGTGCTGGACGAGGCGGCGCGGCTCGTCGGTGTCGTCACGCATGCAGAAGTCCTCCGCAAAGTCATGGCAGCCTGA
- a CDS encoding RcnB family protein gives MKMRKTLSLCLAAGLAVSSTLAFAQGGPPPQGGPDNRGGPPGQRPGGPHGGPPGHSPQHGGPKGQHGGPPPRGPAEDTWQHPDWRKGDRVPQQYRDRQYVVEDYRQYRLNPPPRGYHWVGVGGDFLLVAISTGLIAQIVLGSGR, from the coding sequence ATGAAGATGCGCAAGACACTGTCGCTTTGCCTCGCCGCCGGTCTGGCGGTTTCCTCCACTCTCGCCTTCGCCCAGGGCGGACCACCGCCACAAGGTGGCCCGGATAACCGCGGCGGACCGCCGGGACAGCGGCCGGGCGGTCCTCACGGTGGCCCACCGGGCCATAGCCCTCAACACGGTGGGCCGAAGGGCCAACATGGCGGTCCGCCGCCGCGCGGCCCTGCGGAGGACACCTGGCAACACCCCGACTGGCGCAAGGGCGACCGCGTGCCGCAGCAGTATCGTGATCGTCAATACGTCGTCGAAGACTATCGCCAGTACCGTCTGAATCCGCCACCTCGCGGTTACCACTGGGTTGGCGTGGGCGGCGACTTCCTGCTCGTGGCCATCAGCACCGGGCTGATCGCGCAGATCGTGCTCGGCAGCGGACGCTGA
- a CDS encoding efflux transporter outer membrane subunit, with protein sequence MQSQWIKRSLGVSSLLATLLVVAGCSMAPTYEVPKVTDKGMPTAFKEAALPAGEAGTWKTAEPSEAVARGEWWKVFGDATLDKLEEDALSANQNLKAAAARVQEARGVQRQARAALFPTLDAGFGPTRQKISPASQLQPDGTNIAPYTLWRAQASVGYEVDLFGRVSDNVAAARADAEQSEALFHSVQLALQADVAQNYFNLRELDAEQALYTQTVTLREEALKLVQRRFTEGDIGELDVARAKAELATAQSDALAVARLRAASEHSLAILLGKTPAEFSFAPSPLVPVAIRIPAGLPSALLERRPDIAAAERAMAAANARIGVAKAAFFPSLSLTGSGGFEAATLGDLFNWSSRTFLLGPVVGGLLSMPIFDGGARSGNLSRARAQYEEDVANYRQQVLVAFQEVEDNLSNLRLLAAQTRAQDDAVKASSRAAQLSRTQYQEGSIAYLDVIDAERTVLQSRRSAVQLAGAQAVSTVNLIRALGGGWGDVPASGAAPAAPGSPPAPAAAATPATAAVSSGGNATVAAR encoded by the coding sequence ATGCAATCGCAATGGATCAAACGCAGTCTGGGTGTCTCGAGCCTGCTCGCTACCCTGCTGGTGGTGGCGGGCTGCTCGATGGCCCCCACTTACGAAGTGCCGAAGGTGACCGACAAGGGTATGCCCACGGCGTTCAAGGAAGCCGCACTCCCGGCCGGTGAAGCCGGTACGTGGAAGACCGCCGAGCCTTCCGAGGCCGTGGCGCGCGGCGAATGGTGGAAAGTGTTCGGCGACGCCACGCTCGACAAGCTCGAAGAAGACGCGCTGTCCGCCAACCAGAATCTGAAGGCCGCCGCCGCCCGCGTGCAGGAAGCACGCGGCGTGCAGCGACAGGCTCGTGCGGCGCTGTTCCCGACGCTCGACGCCGGGTTCGGCCCGACTCGCCAGAAGATTTCGCCCGCCTCGCAGCTTCAGCCCGACGGCACGAATATCGCGCCGTACACGCTGTGGCGTGCGCAAGCGAGCGTTGGCTACGAAGTCGACCTGTTCGGCCGCGTGTCGGATAACGTGGCGGCGGCCCGCGCCGACGCCGAGCAAAGCGAAGCGCTGTTTCACTCGGTGCAGCTCGCCTTGCAAGCGGACGTGGCGCAGAACTACTTCAACCTTCGCGAACTCGACGCCGAACAGGCGCTGTACACGCAAACGGTAACGCTGCGCGAAGAGGCCCTTAAGCTGGTGCAGCGCCGCTTCACTGAGGGCGATATCGGCGAGCTTGACGTGGCGCGCGCCAAGGCCGAACTGGCCACAGCGCAATCCGATGCGCTGGCCGTTGCACGCCTGCGTGCGGCATCGGAACATAGTCTGGCGATTCTGCTCGGCAAGACGCCTGCGGAGTTTTCATTCGCGCCGTCGCCGCTGGTGCCCGTCGCGATCCGCATTCCGGCGGGTCTGCCGTCGGCCCTGCTCGAACGGCGTCCGGATATCGCGGCGGCCGAACGCGCAATGGCGGCGGCGAACGCACGCATCGGTGTTGCGAAGGCGGCTTTCTTCCCGTCGCTCTCGCTGACCGGTTCGGGCGGCTTCGAGGCGGCCACGCTGGGCGACCTGTTCAACTGGTCGAGCCGCACCTTCCTGCTGGGCCCGGTAGTCGGCGGTCTGCTCTCGATGCCGATCTTCGATGGCGGTGCACGCAGCGGCAATCTGTCGCGTGCCCGTGCGCAATATGAAGAGGACGTGGCGAACTACCGTCAACAGGTGCTCGTGGCGTTCCAGGAAGTCGAGGACAACCTGTCGAATCTGCGCCTGCTCGCGGCACAAACGCGTGCGCAGGACGATGCGGTGAAAGCGTCGAGCCGCGCCGCGCAACTGTCCCGCACGCAGTATCAGGAAGGCTCGATTGCGTATCTCGATGTGATCGATGCCGAGCGTACCGTGTTGCAGTCTCGACGCAGCGCGGTGCAGCTCGCAGGCGCGCAAGCCGTGTCGACCGTCAACCTGATCCGCGCCCTCGGCGGCGGCTGGGGTGACGTGCCGGCATCAGGCGCAGCCCCTGCGGCTCCGGGTTCACCGCCGGCTCCGGCAGCGGCTGCCACACCTGCGACGGCTGCGGTGTCGTCCGGCGGCAATGCCACGGTGGCTGCCCGCTGA